The Bacillota bacterium genome includes a window with the following:
- a CDS encoding DUF2905 domain-containing protein → MVGSLGKTLVLIGGMLVLIGALMWAIERFAGARGGGLLPGDIVWRKGNFSVGIFLGTSIALSILLTVILWVIGWLSRR, encoded by the coding sequence ATGGTAGGCTCTCTGGGCAAAACACTGGTTCTTATTGGGGGGATGCTCGTCCTGATTGGTGCATTGATGTGGGCGATAGAACGCTTTGCCGGCGCGCGGGGCGGTGGTCTGCTGCCCGGTGACATCGTCTGGCGCAAGGGAAATTTCAGCGTGGGCATCTTCCTGGGAACCAGTATTGCTTTGAGCATCCTGCTAACGGTGATTCTGTGGGTGATTGGATGGTTGAGCAGACGATAG
- a CDS encoding VIT1/CCC1 transporter family protein — protein MRDEEEHAHVTRALYAASEREHPVERILQREHWHVRGGSWIGDAIYGVNDGLGAVFGIVSGMAGYSAGSAEGHQTVLIAGLVGTLASALSMGSGAFLAAKSEREVYEAELARERKEILENPEEEVEEMSLFYQLKGFSKEEADAMAHRLAEKPDQMLRQMAHEELGLSEASFPNPWVSLFSSMVSTAIGGLIPVLPFFFARGWEAVFWSALVSVLAHFAVGAAKSLVTTRKWWVSGLEMTAIAFVVGVLTYLIGVLFNVHV, from the coding sequence ATGCGAGATGAAGAGGAACACGCCCACGTCACGCGCGCTCTTTACGCCGCTTCGGAAAGAGAGCATCCGGTAGAGCGCATCCTGCAGCGGGAGCACTGGCACGTGCGCGGTGGTTCGTGGATTGGCGATGCCATCTACGGGGTCAATGACGGGTTGGGCGCGGTGTTCGGCATCGTTTCCGGCATGGCAGGATACAGTGCAGGCAGCGCAGAGGGACACCAGACGGTGTTGATTGCCGGGCTGGTGGGCACGCTGGCGAGTGCGCTGTCGATGGGTTCTGGAGCGTTTCTGGCAGCGAAGTCGGAGCGTGAGGTTTACGAGGCGGAGCTGGCTCGCGAACGCAAGGAGATCCTAGAAAACCCGGAAGAAGAGGTCGAGGAGATGAGCCTGTTTTACCAGCTGAAGGGCTTCTCCAAAGAGGAGGCGGACGCCATGGCGCACCGATTGGCGGAGAAGCCCGACCAGATGCTGCGGCAGATGGCACATGAGGAGCTGGGGCTTTCCGAAGCCAGCTTCCCGAACCCATGGGTGTCGCTGTTTTCTTCGATGGTGTCGACGGCAATCGGTGGATTAATACCGGTGCTGCCCTTCTTCTTCGCAAGGGGCTGGGAAGCGGTTTTCTGGTCTGCGTTGGTGAGTGTGCTGGCGCACTTCGCAGTGGGCGCAGCGAAAAGCCTGGTCACCACCCGCAAGTGGTGGGTGAGTGGGCTGGAGATGACGGCTATCGCCTTCGTGGTTGGGGTGTTGACCTATCTGATTGGCGTGCTGTTCAACGTTCACGTGTAA